The DNA sequence GCGGTAACTATATCGGCATGATGCCCGGTCAGGGCGAGCCTGAAGATCACTTTGTCGCCCTCGATACCCAGCCGAAGTACCACATCAATAACGGCGAGCTGATGATTCACCTCAAGTCAGCGGATTTAGGCTCGCTTACCAGCGGTTCGCTGGTCTATTTCCGTAAGATTCCGGTCGGCCGGGTTTATGACTATGCCATTAATCCGAATAACCAGGGCGTCACAATTGATGTGCTAATTGAGCGTCGTTTCACTAATCTGGTGAAAAAAGAGAGCCGCTTCTGGAACGTTTCCGGGGTGAAGGCCGACGTTAGCTTAAGCGGCGCTAAGGTACAGCTGGATAGTCTCTCGGCGCTGGTAAACGGCGCCATTGCCTTTGACTCTCCGGATAATTCTCCCCAGGCCCAGCAGAATACGGATTATCACCTGTATGAAGATCTGGCTCATAGCCAGCGCGGGGTCGTGGTTAACCTTGAGCTTCCCGACGGCGCGGGCCTGAAAGCCGGCTCAACGCCGCTGATGTATCAGGGCCTCGAGGTTGGCCAGCTCAGTAAGCTGAATCTTAATCCGGATGGAAAAGTGACCGGAGAAATGACCGTCGACCCGAGCGTCGTCAGTCTGCTGCGGGAAAAAACGCTGATTCAGATGAAGAAGCCTAAAATTTCGCTGGATAACCCCAGCGTTAGCGCCCTGCTGACCGGCACCACCTTTGAGCTGGTACCCGGCGAGGGTGAACCGCGCAACCAGTTTGCGGTGCTGCCTGCCGATAAATCCATCCTGGAAGAGCCGGATGTCGCCACCGTTACGCTAACCGCGCCGGAAAGCTACGGTATTGATGCCGGACAGCCGTTAATTCTCCACGGCGTGCAGGTCGGCCAGGTCCTCGAACGTAAACTGAACGCCGATGGCGTCACTTTCCAGGTCGCGGTTATGCCGGAGTATCGCTCATTGGTTCGCGGCGACAGCAAATTCGTGGTTAACAGCCGCATCGACGTTAAAGTCGGTATCGACGGCGTGCAGTTCCTCGGAGCCAGCGCCAGCGAATGGGTAAACGGCGGGATCCGCATTATTCCTGGCGATAAAGGCGCGATGCAGAGCCGCTATCCGCTGTACGCAAACCAGGAAAAAGCGCTGGAAAACAGCATGAGCGACCTGCCGACCACAACGCTGACTCTTTCAGCCGAGACCCTGCCGGACGTGCAGGCAGGCTCCGTGGTGCTGTATCGTAAATTCGCGGTCGGAGAAATCATTACCGTTCAGCCACGCAAGAGCGCTTTTGAGATCAACATCCATATCAAACCGGAATATCGCCATCTGCTGACCAGCAACAGCGTGTTCTGGGCCGAGGGCGGCGCAAAAGTGCAGCTCAACGGCAGCGGTCTGACGGTTCAGGCTTCTCCGCTTTCCCGCGCGCTAAAAGGCGCGATCAGCTTTGATAATCTGAGCGGCGCCAGCGCCAGCGCGCGTATTGATAACAAACGCGTGCTGTATGCTTCAGAAACCGCCGCCCGCGCGGTGGGTGGACAGATAACCCTGCATACTTTCGACGCGGGTAAAATTGCCGAAGGTATGCCGATTCGCTATCTGGGGATTGATATCGGTCAGATCCAATCGCTGAAACTGATCACCGCGAAAAACGAAGTCCAGGCGAAAGCGGTCCTCTATCCGGAATACGTCGACACCTTTGCCCGCGCCGGTACGCGCTTCTCGGTGATTACCCCGCAGATTTCGGCCGCGGGGGTTGAACATCTGGACACCCTCTTCCAGGCCTATGTCAACGTTGAACCGGGACGCGGCTCGCCGCGCCGTGATTTCGAAATTCAGGAAACCACTATTAGCGATTCACGCTATATCGACGGCCTGAGCATTATTGTCGAAGTGCCGGAAGCTGGCTCGCTGGGTATCGGTACGCCGGTCCTGTTCCGTGGTTTAGAAGTCGGTACCGTAACCGGCCTGATGCTTGGCTCAATGTCAGATCGCGTTATGGTGCAGCTGCGCATCAGCAAGCGTTATCAGTATCTGGTACGTAATAACTCGGTCTTCTGGCTGGCTTCCGGCTATAGCCTCGACTTTGGCCTGATTGGCGGGGTGGTGAAAACCGGTACCTTTAATCAGTTCATCCGCGGCGGTATTGCTTTTGCAACACCTACGGGTACGCCGCTGGCGCCGAAAGCGCAGGATGGTAAACACTTCCTGCTGCTGGAGAGCGAACCGAAAGAGTGGCGCGAATGGGGCACCGCTCTGCCGCGCTAAGCGTAAAAGGCTCCGGTGTCCGACGCCGGAGCCTTTATGCTAAACTACGCACCCTTTTTTCGTTGTGGTGCGCTCCCCGTGGCTCAAAACGCAGTCTTTCTTCCTGAAGAATTCCTCGCTCAAATGCGTGCGGCAATGCCCGCGCATCTCTCTTTCGATGATTTTATCGCCGCCTGCCAGCGCCCGCTGCGCCGAAGCATTCGCGTCAATACGCTGAAAATCAGCGTGGCTGATTTTTTGCAGCTGGTAGCACCCTATGGCTGGCAGCTAACGCCGGTACCATGGTGCGCAGAAGGCTTCTGGATCGAGCGTGAAAACGAGGACGCCCTGCCGCTGGGTAGTACCGCTGAGCATCTTAGCGGGCTGTTTTACATTCAGGAAGCCAGCTCTATGCTGCCGGTCGCCGCGCTGTTTGCCGACGGCGCAACGCCGCAGCGGGTAATGGACGTGGCCGCCGCGCCGGGTTCTAAAACGACGCAAATAGCGGCACGCATGGGCAATGAAGGCGGGATCCTCGCTAATGAATATTCAGCCAGCCGGGTCAAGGTGCTGCACGCTAATATCAGCCGCTGCGGAATTAGCAACGTGGCGCTAACCCACTTTGATGGCCGGGTTTTTGGTGCCGCGCTGCCAGAATGCTTCGACGCAATTCTGCTCGATGCTCCCTGCTCCGGCGAAGGCGTTGTGCGTAAAGATCCTGACGCGCTGAAAAACTGGTCGCCGGAAAGCAACGCGGAAATCGCCCAAACCCAGCGCGAGCTTATCGACAGCGCATTCCACGCGCTTCGTCCCGGCGGGACGCTGGTGTACTCCACCTGTACTCTGAACCGACAAGAAAACGAAGAAGTGGTTAACGGACTGCTGGCGCGTTATCCGCAAGCGGTAGAAGTCTTGCCGCTGGCCACACTGTTCCCACAGGCCAGCGAGGCGTTAACCGAAGAAGGTTTTCTCCACGTCTTCCCGCAGATTTTTGACTGCGAAGGCTTCTTCGTCGCCCGCTTACACAAAACCGCCGCCATCGAACCGCTCCCGGCCCCCGGCTATAAAGTAGGCAAATTCCCTTTTACCCCGCTTAAAGATCGTGAGTCTGCCGCCATCGCTAGCGCTGCCGCCGCCGTTGGCCTGCAATGGACCTCTGACCACAGGCTCTGGCAGCGGGATAAAGAAATCTGGCTATTCCCCCAGGCGCTGGAGGAGTTATTTGGCAAAGTGCGCTTTTCCCGCATCGGTATTCGTCTTGCCGAAACCCACAATAAAGGCTATCGCTGGCAGCATGAGGCGGTAATCGCGCTTGCCGCGTCCGATTCTCCTTTTGAGCTGACTCAGGCCGAAGCGGAAGAGTGGTACCGCGGTCGTGACATCTACCCCGAAACGCCGCCGCAGCAGGATGATACGATTGTAACGTTTCAGGGTGCTCCGCTCGGGCTGGCGAAAAAAGTTGGGTCGCGTTTAAAAAACAGCTATCCCCGCGACCTGGTACGTGATGGAAAACTTTTTAACACCAAAGCGTGATGATGCGCCAAAAAAACGCACTTTTTCACTGGCGCTTTGCGCCTCTTTGTCTACGCTGAAAAATGTCGGTCTTAACTGGTCGTACCACAACTCAGCAGACAAACGGGGTGAATTTATGGCGAAAACTAACGTACGTATCGGCGCGTTTGAAATAGACGACGCCGAACTGCACGGCGAACAGCAGGGAGAGCGAACGTTAAGCATACCATGCAAATCCGATCCAGATTTATGTATGCAGCTTGATGCATGGGATGCTGATACCAGCGTACCCGCGATACTTGATGGTGAACACTCTGTCCTCTACCGTAAGCACTACGATCGCCAGTCTGATGCCTGGGTCATGCGCCTTGCCTGACTCAAATGAACCCGTCGCCTGAGACGGGTTATTTATTTCCCCGCCTCTCCGACATCTCCTACACTTAACGATATGTTTTTCAGGATATGAGGCCAGGATGTTTGCCTTAGTACTGTTTATTTGTTATCTGGACGGAGGCTGTGAAGATATCGTTGTGGATATTTACGATAACGAGCAGCAGTGCGCGACCTCAATGGACGAGCAGCGGATACGCCACGGCGGCTGCTTTCCGGTAGAAGATTTTATCGATAGTTTCTGGCTTCCCGCCCGAGAATACAGCGACTTTTAGCCTGCCTGCTGTAGCGCAACCAGCGTTAACTCTCCGCCAAATACCGCGCCGGTATCAATATAATGCTGGTTATCGCTGTCATAGCGCCGCTTGAGCGACGTATGGCCAAACCAGAAATGGTCAGCGCCAGCAATGGCGCCGTGACGCCCGGCCAGATGATCGGTTAGCCGCCGGCGGCTCCACAATACCTGATGCGCATCCACCTCCTGCTGCCAGGCATAAACCGCGGCGGGGTAATCCGCGTGGGCAATCACATGAACCACCTCGCCGCAGCGGAGTTCTATCACCAGCGGCAGATATTGACAGCGGGCGATTAGCTCCGCCAGACCTCCCTGCTGTTGCGCAGAGCTTTGTTTATACCAGCCGCCGCCGTTCATCTCCCACAGCGCCGTCTTGCCGCCGGTAAGCGCCTCCAGCGCCATCTGCTCATGGTTTCCACGCACGGCATAAACCCAGCGACAGCGTAGTAAGTTCAGACACTTTGCGCTCTGCGGCCCGCGATCGATAAGATCGCCAACAGAGAGGAGAAGGTCGCGATAAGGATCAAATTTGCGCTCACGCAGAGCGGCTATAAGCTGCGTAAAACAGCCGTGCAGATCGCCAACCAGCCAAATATTACGCCAGGCGGAACCGTCAATACGCTGATACATATATCGCCCTCCCAGCATAATTATAGGAATATTCCACCAATTTAGCGCCTGAAAAATTGCCACCTCAATAAACCATCAACGAAAGCCAAATATAGTTCGTCGGACCGTTAAGCTCTCCACGATATCTCCATAGAATACAAACCAAATAACAACGAGGTACTCATCGTGACGGATAACAGCCTGCATTCAGCCAGCGTAGCTGAGCGACGCCCGCATCTTATTACCGATTTAGTCATGGGCCGCTTAACTCCGGCGCCAATATGGCAAAAACGTAATTACCGGATTAAATTTTTACTCCGCACAGCCTTATTTTATGCGCCCACCCGCAGCATGCTGGAAAGCCTGTCGGCGCGCGCGGATTTCAACCAGCTGTTGGCCGCTCAGGTAACGCTGCCGGGTAAAGTCCATCGCCAGTATTTATCCCGCGGTTTAAACGCCAGCCAGCGCGCGCAGGCCATTATCAGCCACTATCAGTTTGTTGATTCTCTGGGCAACTCGCGCCTGGCCAACGCCATGACCGCCGCGCAAGAGATGCCGCTGCTTGAACTGACGGGCAAAGACGGCAGCCGGTTTACGCTCTCCGCCTCCTCGGCGGGCAAAGCGGAGCGCGAGGGCGAAACGACGCTATGGCTGCGTGATGATGACGAAGTTGTACTTGCCAGCACGACCTTTAGCGTCATCCGCCAACAGGAACAATGGCAGTTGACCATCGGCGGTCTACAGGGGCCACGCAGCACAATCTCACATGAAGTGATTAAGCGCGCCACTCGCGCCTGTCACGGCCTGTTCCCGAAACGCCTGCTTCTGGAGTTTATCTGGCTAATGGCGGCACGTTGCAACATTCATCAGATTTACGCGGTAAGCGATAACGGCCACGTCTTCCGGGCGTTGCGCTATCGGCTGAGCAAAGGACGCCATTTTCATGCCAGCTATGATGAATTCTGGCAATCTATCGAAGGCGTCCCTGACGGGGCCTGGCGCTGGCGTTTACCACTGAAGCTCGAAAGAAAAACGCTCGAAAGTATTGCCAGTAAGAAACGTGCTGAATATCGTCGTCGCTTTCAATTACTGGATGATATGGCCGCCAGGATGGCGCAGCTCGTGGATTAAATAACGGGCTCTCATCTTATTTTTAAACGCCGTCTGGTCCTACGGCGTTTGTCTCTTACATAGAATTTAGCGCCGGTTATGGCTTCGTTTTACTGTTTGTGAACGGTTTTTACCGCGATGTTCAAAACAGAAATACTTCTCCCTGTTGATTATTTTGTTCGCCGCCTTCTGGTTTATTTTCAGCGGCCGAATATGGCTCCTGGGGAGCTCCCCTGAAACAGGTCTCTATCCCACTTTTACGGCGCCAGAATAATTCTTACGAGATTATATTGATGTCCCGCGTCCTCTTTTTGCTCGCCCCCAAAACCTCCCGTATGCTGGCGTAATAACTGCAAAAAATTAGAGCGGCTTTAAAACCATTATTTATTTGTCATACAAATATGTATACTGAGCCACTTCCGATGTTGGCCCATGGACTTCACCTGCACAATGGGCCTGGTTTTGTGCAGGTGTTTTCTCCCCTTCATCAGCTCACGCCGCTCCCCTTAGTTCACCCTATAAATTTTGTCCGCTCTTTTTCTAAAAACTTGATCCAGATCTCGTTTTTAGAAAAAACCCCGCTCACTTCGCGCCCCATCAAACACAAAGAAAAAACATAAACCCAACAACAAATTAACACTAAGAGTTTAAAACCAAATAAAAACCAATTTTAAAGATTAAAAAACCATAAAAAATAAAAATAATAGTCAATTATGCAAAATTACGCATATTCCATAGGAGTAGTTATACGTTAACCAACAAAACCGTGGCAGTTCATCGGTAATAAATATCCATTGCTACATTGTTGTTTTTCTTCAGCGGCTTTCCACTAAGAGGTTCTCCATGAACGTCAAAACGATATCGCGCAGTATCCTGGGCGGCTTAATAAGCGCCATAGTTATTCTTCAACCGGCTTCTGCAGCGGGGACATTAAGCGGCCAGATTGGCGTACAGGTGACGCTTGGTAGCGGATGCAGCGTATCAAACGTCCGCGACGGAGAAAACAACCGCTGGGGCAACATTAATTTCGGTAATTATGGCGATTTAGTAAACTCCATTGATGCAAGTATCGTTGGCAGCGGCGGTGGAAATGCGCTAACCGTAACCTGTACTCAAGATCTGGACTCTACGCTGACGCTTGACGGCGGCCAGTCTGGCGATGCTGATTTGCGTTATATGAAAAACGCCGGCGGCACTCAGCAGATTGCTTATCGTCTCTATTCGGATACCGCCCGCAGTAACGAAATACTGCCTGGTGGAACAATAGCTATCGTAGGAACGGGGAGTCCGCAGGCGATTCCCGTTTTTGCCCGAATCCGCCCGGAAGACCAGAGCGTCAATGCCCCCACGGCCGGTGAGTATAACGATATTGTTACCGCGACCTTGACCTGGTAACAGCATAAGGAAAATGGGCGTCATGCTTCGACCAGAGTGGCTTACATTATTTCTGCTTTTCGCCTCGGGCGCCCAGGCGGCTACTGTGCAGAAGACATTTAAAGTCTCCGCACAGATAACCGCCGGCTGCGCGCTTGGCGCAGGCGATGGTTCACAAACCACCGATTTCGGCACCCTGAGTTTTGGCACTTTGTCATCGCTCTATAACAACGTCGATGTCGCCAGTACTTCCGGCGCAGGTTCCATCATCGTGACCTGCACGCCCGGAACCTCCATTTCAATCGCTCTTGACTATGGTGTTAACGGCGGTTCAGCAACCCAGCGCTTTATGTCGAGCGCCGGCAAGACCCTGGCGTACCAGCTTTATCAGGACGCCAACCGTTCTACGGTTTGGGGAAACAATACGCAGGCTTTAAGCGTCGCATCATTTCCGAGCACCACGCAAACCTACACGGTTTATGGCCGCCTTTTTGCCACGAATGGCTTCCCGGCGGTGGGCTCATATACCGACACGGTCACCGTCACGCTGACCTATTAAATAATTCACAGGTTAACTATGATCCGCTGTAGATTTACGCCGTTTATATTCGCTTTATCGATCCCCTCATCCGCTCTGGCCGCCAGCTCAGTCCTGGTATGGCCGATATTTCAGACTATCGAAAGCCACGAAAAAGGATCTGAACTGTGGCTGGAGAATCGCGGCAGTACGCCGGTAAATTTACAGCTGCGCGTTTTTGCCTGGGATCAAAAAGCGTCTGCGGACACCTACGCCGATCAACGTGATGTTGTCGCCAGCCCCCCTTTTACCACGGTTGCGCCGGGTCAGCGTCAGCTGGTGCGGCTGATGCGCGTTGCTCCCGTCGCGGCCGGCATAGAGAAATCCTATCGTATCGTTATCGATGAGATCCCCCAGGCGCAACCTGCGTCGCCTGTGGATAAAAATTCTGCAGGCCTGAAAATGCGTATGCGCTATGTCCTGCCGCTGTTTACCTATGGACAGGGGATCGTGCCGCTGAAGAACGATGGCCCGGCCGAAGCCGTCAGAACAACGCTGCGCTGGTCGCTCTCGCAGCAAAATAATCGCCAGGCGCTGTGTATCGATAACACGGGCAATCAGCATGCCAGGCTTAGCACGGTTTACTGGGCGAATGCCAACGGCAAAGGGCAGATTCCACAGGCTAACGGCCTTCTCGGCTACGTACTGGCGCAGAGAAAAAGCTGTTTCCCGACCGCGGGAAACTCCCCGCTTCCCTCAGGGATGCATTTGTTCGCCAAATTAACGGATAACGGCCAGGCGGTGGAAATTCCGGCGAATCGTTGATAATGAAAGACCTGAAAAGGACGGCGTCAGGAGGACTGCTGGCAATGGCTTCGGTCAGCGCCTGCGCCGCAACCTATGATTCCCTGCCCGCACCAGCAGCTTCGTACAGCGAAAAGCAGGAGTACGAGCTGTATCTCAGTCTGGCGGTGAACGGTAATATTCAGGCAAGCGCCGTTCCGGTAAAGGTAATCGCGGGTCATTACTGGGTTTCAGCCAGCGTTTTGCAACAATCGCATATCCCGCTGAAGACCAACGACGCGCTGGTCGATGTGTCGACGCTCCCCTCGGTTAAGGTGGAATACGATCGGGCGGGGCAAATACTAAAGCTGCAGGTCCCGGACGCATGGCTTCCCGAGCAGCATATTGGGGAGACATCGGGACAAAATTATCAGGCCGCGATTAGCAGCCCGGGGATTTTATTTAACTACGACGCTTATAGCCTCTTTTCATCCGGAGGCTCGCAAACCACCAGCGCCTTCACCGAGACGCGCCTTTTCGGCCCGCCGGGGATCTTCACCAATAATGCCGTGATCCGGCAAAACTGGTCTTCGACGGGCTATGAGCAGCAGGGCTATATGCGCTACGACACCCTGTGGAAATACAGCGACACTGAGCAAATGATAAGCTACCAGGCCGGAGACGTCGTCAGTAATGCTCTGACCTGGAGTAGCTCAGTTCGCATGGGAGGGTTACGCCTGAGCCGCAACTTCAGCGTTCGCCCGGACCTGGTGACCTATCCGCTGCTCAATTTATCCGGCAGCGCGGCGGTTCCTTCCAGCGTCGACCTGTTTATTAACGGTTATAAAACCAGCTCTTCGCAGATCAATGGTGGGCCCTACACGCTGACCAACGTGCCCTATATTAGCGGTGCTGGTGAAGCGACGGTGGTGACTACCGACGCTCTCGGCCGCCAGGTTTCCACCAGCATTCCTTTTTATGTCTCTAATACCCTGCTGCGGGAAGGCCTGAGCGATTTTGATTTCACCATCGGCGCGCTGCGCAGCAACTATGGAATTAAAAATGCCGATTATGGTACCGGCGCGGTAAGCGCTATTTATCGCTATGGATTAAATGACTGGCTAACCCTGTCTGCCCATACCGAAGACCGCAAAGGATTAAGCAATGCCGGGATCGGCGGCGATATCGGCGTGGGTAACCTCGGCACGCTCAGTCTGTCCGGCAGCGCCAGCCAGGGCGAGGGGGAAGGCAGCCAGTTTACTTCGGGTTACTCTTACTACGGCAGTAGCTGGGGAGTGAACTATCAGCATATTCAGCGCAGCGCCAGTTATGACAATCTCAGCACCTATGGTTCTACCGCGACGCTAAGCCGTCAATCGGACCAGGCCACGCTGAGCCTGAGCCCGTGGGGAAGAGCTCTGGGCTCTTTTAGCCTTGGCTACTTTGATATTAAAGCCGAGGACAATTCGCGTACTCGTCTGATGAACCTCTCCTGGAGCCGTAGCCTGTGGCAAAGCAGCAGCTTTACTCTGAGCATAAATCGCGATCTACAGGAAAATAGCTACTCCAGCATGCTGCAGATAATCATCCCGTTCGATTCACAAAGCTCGGTGCAGCTGAGCGGCCAGCGTTCCAGCTCCGGCCAATGGGGAGAAAATATCAGCGTCAGCCGCTCCGCGCCATCAGAGGGCGGGCTCGGCTGGAACCTCGCCCACTCAATCGGCGGCGATAGCTATAGTCAGGCGGATCTGACCTGGATCAACCGCGTGTCAACGCTGAGCGGCGGCTACTATGATTCGAAAGATGACCATCACAGCTGGTTTGAAGCTTCAGGCGCGGTGGTACTGATGGATAACAGCGTGTTTTTCGCCCGGCAAATTAACGATGCTTTTATCGTGGTCTCTACCGGCAACTACCCGAATATTGCGGTGAGTTATGAAAACCGAAAAGTCGGCGTTACCGATAAAAATGGCCATCTGCTGATCCCCTGGGCTTCGGCGTGGTATCCGGGAAAGATCACTCTCGATACGCTGCCGCTGCCAACGGACACCGAAGCCGTAACGGTCGAGAAACGTATCGCCGTGCGTGAAAGCAGCGGCGCGCTGGTCGATTTCCCGGTTAACCGCGTGCGCTCGGCAACCCTCGTCTTCCTCGATGCCCAGGGGCAGCCCCTGCCGGTCGGCACGCCGGTTGAAGAGGTTAACAGCAAACAGAGCGGTCTGGTGGGCTACGACGGCGTCGTCTGGCTTTCACACCTCGGACGCAACAATGAAGTCAAAATAAATGCCGGAGAGCTTCGCTGCAGTATTCAGTTCGAACTTCCGGAATCAACGCCGGTTCCACAACGGATAGGTCCGGTTAGCTGCCCCCCTTTACAGCGGAGATAACGTTGAAGAATATTCTGCTTCTTTTTGCTGCACTGTTTTTGCTGGCCCACTCAGCCAGTAGTCTGGCCGATTGCAGTATCAAAGCCAGCTCGCCGAACTTTGGTTCCGTCGACTCTTTTACGCTGAACACGGTGGCACAAGGCGTGAACGCAGGTGCCGGATTTACCTGTACTAAACCGCTAATTTCAGTGGCCGCAACCAATACCGTTACGGCCAATATTATTTCGGCATCCAACGCTAACGGTAACTCGCTAAGGCTATTGGGCGATAATGGCGTTTATATCCCCTACAACATCTGCAAGGACTCGTCCTGCGGTATCTTGTATGGCGTCAACAGCAGCATTCCATGGAGCTCAACATCACTTCTCGACCTGCTCGGATTATTTAACTCAACGGATGGTACATTGCCTCTCTATTTTCGCATTCCGCCGGGAAGCAATGTTCCGGCAGGAACCTATACCGATCAAGTCTCGATCCGTTGGGATTATCACCTCTGCTACGCCGGGGTGGCGAATATTTGCATATGGGTAGATAGCAACCCGAATTCCCCCCTCATCTCTACGGTCAACGTGACGCTAAAAGTCACTAACTCCTGTTACATCGATAGCGCCCCGGACGTGGCGTTTACCCCCGCCGCGATCCCGGCCAACTTTAACGACTTAAACGGTAAATTTTCCATTCGCTGTACCCAAAACGCCGCCTATACCGTGAATCTTGCGAGCGACAACGCCAGCAACGGCAATTGGCGACAATTGATCTCCACGATTAACTCGCAAAACTATTTTCTGCAATATCAATTTTTTCAATCCAACGGTAGTGCCTGGACCCAGGCTAACAATCTCAGCCTCTCCGGTACCGGCGCATCGCAGGACGTAAATTACACGTTGAAAATAAACACCGCGCAGCCAAACCAACCAGCGGGGAGCTATAGCGATAACGTTAAAGTCACCGTGACCTACTGAAGTTAAGTACGCGGATTTTATGTAAAGGGAATGTTATGCAGGATTTTGTTGTGATATAAGATGAAAGATCCCTTTTCGCCAGATGCT is a window from the Klebsiella oxytoca genome containing:
- a CDS encoding fimbria/pilus outer membrane usher protein, coding for MKDLKRTASGGLLAMASVSACAATYDSLPAPAASYSEKQEYELYLSLAVNGNIQASAVPVKVIAGHYWVSASVLQQSHIPLKTNDALVDVSTLPSVKVEYDRAGQILKLQVPDAWLPEQHIGETSGQNYQAAISSPGILFNYDAYSLFSSGGSQTTSAFTETRLFGPPGIFTNNAVIRQNWSSTGYEQQGYMRYDTLWKYSDTEQMISYQAGDVVSNALTWSSSVRMGGLRLSRNFSVRPDLVTYPLLNLSGSAAVPSSVDLFINGYKTSSSQINGGPYTLTNVPYISGAGEATVVTTDALGRQVSTSIPFYVSNTLLREGLSDFDFTIGALRSNYGIKNADYGTGAVSAIYRYGLNDWLTLSAHTEDRKGLSNAGIGGDIGVGNLGTLSLSGSASQGEGEGSQFTSGYSYYGSSWGVNYQHIQRSASYDNLSTYGSTATLSRQSDQATLSLSPWGRALGSFSLGYFDIKAEDNSRTRLMNLSWSRSLWQSSSFTLSINRDLQENSYSSMLQIIIPFDSQSSVQLSGQRSSSGQWGENISVSRSAPSEGGLGWNLAHSIGGDSYSQADLTWINRVSTLSGGYYDSKDDHHSWFEASGAVVLMDNSVFFARQINDAFIVVSTGNYPNIAVSYENRKVGVTDKNGHLLIPWASAWYPGKITLDTLPLPTDTEAVTVEKRIAVRESSGALVDFPVNRVRSATLVFLDAQGQPLPVGTPVEEVNSKQSGLVGYDGVVWLSHLGRNNEVKINAGELRCSIQFELPESTPVPQRIGPVSCPPLQRR
- a CDS encoding spore coat U domain-containing protein translates to MKNILLLFAALFLLAHSASSLADCSIKASSPNFGSVDSFTLNTVAQGVNAGAGFTCTKPLISVAATNTVTANIISASNANGNSLRLLGDNGVYIPYNICKDSSCGILYGVNSSIPWSSTSLLDLLGLFNSTDGTLPLYFRIPPGSNVPAGTYTDQVSIRWDYHLCYAGVANICIWVDSNPNSPLISTVNVTLKVTNSCYIDSAPDVAFTPAAIPANFNDLNGKFSIRCTQNAAYTVNLASDNASNGNWRQLISTINSQNYFLQYQFFQSNGSAWTQANNLSLSGTGASQDVNYTLKINTAQPNQPAGSYSDNVKVTVTY